The following proteins come from a genomic window of Populus nigra chromosome 6, ddPopNigr1.1, whole genome shotgun sequence:
- the LOC133695658 gene encoding universal stress protein A-like protein: MEQGKDSEKKKVMVAIDDSESSHYTLEWFLDKLRGSIADSNVIIFTAQPNSDLGYLHASTFGTAPADLVASIQENKKKIALILLDKAKDICARHRVDVEIMTEIGDPKEAICEAVEKLNIQLLVLGSHNRGPVQRAFLGSVSNYCVHNAKCPVLVVKKPAV; encoded by the exons ATGGAACAGGGAAAAGATAGTGAAAAGAAGAAGGTGATGGTGGCAATAGATGATAGTGAGAGCAGCCACTATACACTTGAATGGTTTCTTGATAAGCTAAGAGGTTCCATCGCTGACTCTAATGTTATCATCTTCACTGCACAGCCTAATTCTGATCTGGGTTATCTCCATGCTTCCACTTTTGGCACTGCTC ctGCGGATTTGGTTGCATCCAtacaagagaataaaaaaaagattgcattaATTCTGTTGGATAAAGCTAAAGATATTTGTGCCAGACATAGG GTCGATGTAGAGATAATGACAGAAATTGGGGATCCTAAAGAGGCAATATGTGAAGCTGTAGAAAAGCTCAACATCCAACTACTTGTTTTAGGTAGCCATAATCGGGGACCTGTGCAGAG GGCTTTTCTGGGAAGTGTCAGCAACTACTGTGTGCACAATGCCAAGTGCCCTGTTCTTGTTGTGAAGAAACCTGCAGTTTGA